A part of Streptomyces sp. DSM 40750 genomic DNA contains:
- the trxA gene encoding thioredoxin: MAGTLKNVTDDSFEQDVLKNDKPVLVDFWAAWCGPCRQIAPSLEAIAQEYGDKIEIVKLNIDENPATAAKYGVMSIPTLNVYQGGEVAKTIVGAKPKAAIVRDLEDFIAE, translated from the coding sequence GTGGCCGGCACCCTGAAGAACGTGACCGACGACTCCTTCGAGCAGGACGTCCTCAAGAACGACAAGCCCGTCCTGGTGGACTTCTGGGCCGCCTGGTGCGGTCCGTGCCGCCAGATCGCACCGTCCCTCGAAGCGATCGCCCAGGAGTACGGGGACAAGATCGAGATCGTCAAGCTCAACATCGACGAGAACCCGGCCACGGCTGCCAAGTACGGCGTCATGTCCATCCCGACCCTGAACGTCTACCAGGGTGGCGAGGTCGCCAAGACCATCGTTGGCGCCAAGCCCAAGGCAGCGATCGTGCGTGACCTTGAGGACTTCATCGCCGAGTGA
- the sigM gene encoding RNA polymerase sigma factor SigM has translation MAHGADHSGISDQDLLARHVEGDPDAFGELVRRHRDRLWAVALRTLGDREEAADAVQDALVSAYRAAHTFRGQSAVTTWLHRITVNACLDRARKTASRKTSPVDDTERLELLLEPHESASAPAERNDLHRQLLEALGTLPQDQRAALVLVDMQGYPVAEAARILDVPTGTVKSRCARGRARLLPLLTHLRTDSEGDGDEKSGRGRNRTQGTSVPPAAGPHDAGPSDSAAVKGGGGRA, from the coding sequence ATGGCGCATGGCGCTGATCACAGCGGTATAAGCGATCAGGATCTCCTGGCCCGGCATGTCGAAGGCGACCCCGATGCCTTTGGTGAACTCGTACGCCGGCACCGGGACCGACTGTGGGCGGTGGCCCTGCGGACGCTCGGGGACCGTGAGGAGGCCGCCGACGCCGTCCAGGACGCGCTCGTATCCGCCTATCGGGCCGCCCACACCTTCCGCGGCCAGTCAGCCGTCACGACCTGGCTGCACCGCATCACGGTGAACGCCTGCCTGGACCGTGCCCGCAAGACTGCCTCGCGCAAGACTTCGCCGGTCGACGACACCGAGCGCCTGGAGCTGCTCCTGGAGCCGCACGAGTCGGCATCCGCTCCGGCCGAGCGCAACGATCTGCACCGCCAGCTGCTGGAGGCTCTGGGCACCCTGCCGCAGGACCAGCGAGCGGCGCTCGTCCTGGTGGACATGCAGGGCTACCCGGTGGCCGAGGCCGCACGGATCCTCGACGTGCCGACCGGCACGGTGAAGAGCCGCTGTGCCCGTGGCAGAGCCAGACTTCTGCCGCTCCTGACCCATCTCCGTACGGATAGCGAGGGCGACGGCGACGAAAAGTCGGGGCGCGGAAGGAACCGGACGCAGGGGACATCCGTCCCACCCGCAGCGGGACCACATGATGCAGGGCCAAGCGATTCAGCTGCTGTGAAGGGCGGAGGTGGGCGAGCGTGA
- a CDS encoding anti-sigma factor family protein → MTSTTDTAGHPEVAEISDLTEGLLPPSRTSDVRQHLDECPLCADVYASLEEIRSMLGTLPGPPRMPDDVAGRIDAALAAEALLNATAHDLDASEVPNSSSGAASDEHDAVRVSRETSLPANRPAGHSRASTGPGRPSSTRRSRRTTVLAAVFTAAALGLGTLLVQSMSGNGSGDDPSAAQSQASDTFSGVKLEKRVADLLDDDKTKDAPGRDTFGAATIPGTPESSAANPTTKRTTDVPPCIAKGIGDITTAIAAESGSYQGADAYLVLLSESADTSRVMAYVVDASCIGKSSEPAGEVLLKQSYPRP, encoded by the coding sequence GTGACATCCACGACCGACACGGCCGGGCACCCGGAAGTCGCGGAGATCTCCGACCTCACCGAGGGTCTGCTCCCGCCGTCCCGTACCTCGGATGTCCGTCAGCACCTGGACGAGTGCCCCCTCTGCGCCGACGTGTATGCCTCGCTGGAGGAGATCCGCAGCATGCTCGGCACCCTGCCGGGCCCTCCCCGCATGCCCGACGACGTGGCGGGACGGATCGACGCTGCTCTGGCCGCCGAAGCCCTCCTCAACGCCACGGCGCACGATCTCGACGCCTCGGAGGTTCCGAACAGCTCCTCCGGTGCCGCGTCGGACGAGCACGACGCCGTGCGCGTTTCACGTGAAACATCGCTCCCGGCGAATCGCCCCGCAGGCCACTCCCGCGCGTCCACCGGGCCGGGCCGCCCGAGCTCCACGCGCCGATCCCGCCGCACGACGGTTCTCGCAGCCGTCTTCACCGCCGCAGCTCTGGGTCTGGGCACCCTGCTGGTCCAGTCGATGAGCGGCAACGGCTCCGGAGACGATCCGTCAGCGGCTCAGAGCCAGGCTTCCGACACTTTCTCCGGCGTGAAGCTGGAGAAGCGAGTGGCGGATCTCCTGGACGATGACAAGACCAAGGACGCGCCGGGCAGGGATACCTTCGGCGCCGCCACCATCCCCGGCACGCCGGAGTCGTCTGCGGCGAACCCGACCACGAAGCGCACGACAGACGTGCCTCCCTGCATCGCGAAGGGCATCGGCGACATCACGACTGCCATCGCGGCCGAGTCCGGGTCCTACCAAGGAGCGGACGCATATCTCGTCCTGCTGTCCGAGAGTGCCGACACCTCACGCGTCATGGCATACGTCGTCGACGCCTCCTGCATCGGCAAGTCTTCGGAGCCCGCCGGTGAGGTTCTGCTGAAGCAGTCCTACCCTCGCCCCTGA
- the trxB gene encoding thioredoxin-disulfide reductase translates to MSDVRNVIIIGSGPAGYTAALYTARASLKPLVFEGAVTAGGALMNTTEVENFPGFRDGIMGPDLMDNMRAQAERFGAELIPDDIVAADLSGEVKTVTDTAGTVHRAKAVIVTTGSQHRKLGLPNEDALSGRGVSWCATCDGFFFKDQDIAVIGGGDTAMEEATFLSRFAKSVTVVHRRDTLRASKAMQERAFADPKISFVWDSEVAEIQGDQKLAGLKLRNIKTGETSELPVTGLFIAIGHDPRTELFKGQLDLDDEGYLKVAAPSTRTNLTGVFGAGDVVDHTYRQAITAAGTGCSAALDAERFLAALADSDQAAEPEKTTV, encoded by the coding sequence GTGAGCGACGTCCGTAACGTGATCATCATCGGCTCCGGGCCCGCCGGCTACACGGCGGCGCTCTACACCGCGCGCGCGTCGCTGAAGCCACTGGTGTTCGAGGGCGCCGTCACTGCAGGCGGCGCGCTGATGAACACCACCGAGGTGGAGAACTTCCCCGGTTTCCGGGACGGCATCATGGGCCCCGACCTCATGGACAACATGCGCGCCCAGGCCGAGCGCTTCGGTGCCGAGCTCATCCCGGACGACATCGTCGCCGCCGACCTGAGCGGCGAGGTCAAGACCGTCACGGACACCGCGGGCACCGTGCACCGTGCCAAGGCCGTCATCGTCACCACAGGCTCCCAGCACCGCAAGCTCGGGCTTCCCAACGAGGACGCCCTCTCCGGCCGCGGTGTCTCCTGGTGCGCCACGTGTGATGGGTTCTTCTTCAAGGACCAGGACATCGCCGTGATCGGCGGCGGCGACACCGCGATGGAGGAGGCCACCTTCCTGTCCCGGTTCGCCAAGTCCGTGACCGTCGTCCACCGCCGGGACACGCTGCGTGCTTCCAAGGCGATGCAGGAGCGCGCGTTCGCCGACCCGAAGATCTCCTTCGTATGGGACAGCGAGGTCGCCGAGATCCAGGGTGACCAGAAGCTCGCCGGACTGAAGCTGCGCAACATCAAGACGGGCGAGACGTCCGAGCTGCCGGTGACGGGTCTGTTCATCGCGATCGGCCACGACCCGCGCACGGAACTCTTCAAGGGTCAGCTCGACCTGGACGACGAGGGCTACCTGAAGGTGGCCGCCCCCTCGACCCGGACGAACCTGACCGGTGTCTTCGGCGCGGGTGACGTCGTCGACCACACGTACCGCCAGGCGATCACCGCGGCCGGCACCGGCTGCTCCGCCGCCCTCGACGCCGAGCGCTTTCTCGCCGCCCTCGCCGACAGCGACCAGGCCGCCGAGCCCGAGAAGACCACCGTCTGA